A window of Balearica regulorum gibbericeps isolate bBalReg1 chromosome Z, bBalReg1.pri, whole genome shotgun sequence contains these coding sequences:
- the CTXN3 gene encoding cortexin-3: MMKRRRLWDYLFQLLWMMDGEIFTATLVPSGNMTPNYSMTLEQKTTFAFVILLFIFLGILIVRCFRILLDPYQSMPTSTWADGLDGLEKGQFDYAFA; the protein is encoded by the coding sequence ATGATGAAAAGAAGGCGACTGTGGGATTATTTGTTTCAGCTTCTCTGGATGATGGATGGAGAGATATTCACTGCCACTTTGGTGCCATCTGGGAACATGACACCAAATTATAGCATGACCCTGGAACAGAAAACAACGTTTGCCTTtgtaattttgttatttattttcttgggaATCCTCATTGTTCGCTGCTTCCGAATTCTCCTTGACCCCTACCAGAGTATGCCAACCTCAACCTGGGCTGATGGACTTGATGGACTGGAGAAAGGCCAGTTTGACTATGCTTTTGCTTAG